In Halopelagius longus, the following proteins share a genomic window:
- a CDS encoding ribbon-helix-helix domain-containing protein produces the protein MTDYTTVSIPKDLADRVEETIEGTSFSSTSDLVRFLLRSIVIQHQKEGQLTEAQFEEITDQLSDLGYLDR, from the coding sequence ATGACGGACTACACCACAGTGTCCATTCCGAAGGACCTCGCGGACCGCGTCGAAGAGACCATCGAGGGGACGAGTTTCTCCAGCACGAGCGACCTCGTGCGGTTCCTCCTGCGGAGTATCGTCATCCAACACCAGAAGGAGGGACAGCTCACGGAGGCGCAGTTCGAGGAGATAACGGACCAACTCTCCGATCTGGGGTATCTCGACAGGTAA
- a CDS encoding MPN domain-containing protein: MVHITRGLLDVLLDMAEESEPERVSVVLAATPAGDFDGDVGLEPETPVLTTFYLPEAGSSVNAVFGVNLGTPAGSGRARFVSHPQGPPRPTREDDFAAAVIVAVPPWDDESVKAFDRSGREFGLDVVDAHPPNESLASE, encoded by the coding sequence GTGGTCCACATCACTCGCGGCTTGCTCGACGTGCTCCTCGACATGGCCGAGGAGAGCGAACCCGAGCGAGTCAGCGTCGTCCTCGCGGCGACGCCCGCCGGCGACTTCGACGGAGACGTCGGATTAGAACCCGAAACGCCCGTACTGACGACGTTCTACCTCCCCGAGGCCGGCAGTTCCGTCAACGCCGTCTTCGGCGTGAACCTCGGGACGCCCGCCGGGAGCGGACGCGCGAGATTCGTCTCCCACCCGCAGGGGCCGCCCCGACCGACGCGGGAGGACGACTTCGCCGCGGCCGTCATCGTCGCCGTCCCGCCGTGGGACGACGAGTCGGTCAAGGCGTTCGACCGGAGCGGACGCGAGTTCGGACTCGACGTCGTGGACGCCCACCCGCCGAACGAGTCGCTCGCCTCCGAGTAA
- a CDS encoding MBL fold metallo-hydrolase produces MPMKGSGSTEYREIDRWDGGVGWIAYPDEEMQRASHAVVGDDGGVWVFDPVDTPELDELLAEFGDVAGVVVGLDRHKRDAAEIATRHGVSVYVPDWMAGVADEIDAPVERFGRRLGDSGFESFVVVDSSLPPWQEAGFVRRSDGTMVVPESVGTASFFRAPGETLGVHPMRRPFPPRANLSGYDPERVLVGHGEGVLAGAGRALERALDDARRNMPGAYGRVLREMVS; encoded by the coding sequence ATGCCGATGAAGGGGAGCGGTTCGACGGAGTACCGCGAAATCGACCGCTGGGACGGCGGGGTCGGGTGGATAGCGTACCCGGACGAGGAGATGCAACGGGCCAGTCACGCCGTCGTCGGTGACGACGGGGGCGTCTGGGTGTTCGACCCGGTAGACACGCCGGAGTTAGACGAGTTACTGGCCGAGTTCGGGGACGTCGCGGGCGTCGTCGTCGGACTCGACCGGCACAAGCGCGACGCCGCGGAGATAGCGACCCGCCACGGCGTCTCGGTGTACGTCCCCGACTGGATGGCGGGCGTCGCAGACGAGATCGACGCGCCCGTCGAACGGTTCGGCCGCCGCCTCGGCGACTCGGGGTTCGAGTCGTTCGTCGTCGTCGATTCCTCGCTTCCGCCGTGGCAGGAGGCGGGGTTCGTCCGCCGGTCGGACGGGACGATGGTCGTCCCCGAGTCGGTGGGCACCGCGTCGTTCTTCCGCGCGCCGGGCGAGACGCTGGGCGTCCACCCGATGCGCCGACCGTTCCCGCCGCGGGCGAACCTCTCGGGGTACGACCCCGAACGGGTCCTCGTCGGCCACGGCGAGGGCGTACTCGCCGGGGCGGGCCGCGCACTCGAACGGGCGTTGGACGACGCGCGGCGGAACATGCCGGGCGCGTACGGCCGCGTGCTCAGAGAGATGGTCTCCTGA
- a CDS encoding fosmidomycin resistance protein, giving the protein MLTRLCRLALEVKYVGSAREFYETRLGLVPADESDTEVAYDVGETTLVLRRPTAVPRGGIHTHYAFSTTREAYEGWVERFSELDPVEFSFGSSRSVYVYDPDGNCVEVGGTESADSADAGGAVGPDGAGPLTGIFEVVLEVADVDRAEERYRALGFEVVDEGAERRRVRLSGPVDIELWEPQLGIADARGGVHVDLTFAAADAREAVDAGAPWADGPEDVDGGLRVRDANGHVLTFRDGRC; this is encoded by the coding sequence ATGCTCACTCGCCTCTGCCGCCTCGCACTCGAAGTGAAGTACGTCGGGTCCGCCCGCGAGTTCTACGAGACTCGACTCGGGTTGGTCCCCGCAGACGAGTCAGACACGGAAGTCGCATACGACGTGGGAGAGACGACGCTGGTCCTCCGGCGACCGACCGCCGTCCCCCGCGGCGGTATCCACACCCACTACGCGTTCTCCACCACCCGGGAGGCGTACGAGGGGTGGGTCGAACGGTTCTCGGAGTTAGACCCCGTAGAGTTCTCCTTCGGGTCGTCGCGGTCGGTGTACGTCTACGACCCCGACGGGAACTGCGTCGAAGTCGGCGGCACGGAGTCGGCCGACTCGGCGGACGCGGGCGGGGCCGTCGGCCCGGACGGCGCCGGCCCACTCACCGGCATCTTCGAGGTGGTGTTGGAGGTGGCCGACGTAGACCGCGCCGAGGAACGCTACCGGGCTCTCGGCTTCGAAGTCGTAGACGAGGGCGCAGAGAGGCGGCGGGTGCGCCTCTCCGGACCGGTCGATATCGAACTGTGGGAACCGCAGTTGGGAATCGCCGACGCGCGCGGGGGCGTCCACGTCGATCTGACGTTCGCCGCGGCGGACGCCCGCGAGGCGGTCGACGCGGGCGCGCCGTGGGCCGACGGTCCGGAAGACGTAGACGGCGGCCTGCGCGTCCGCGACGCCAACGGCCACGTCCTGACGTTCAGAGACGGTCGGTGTTGA
- a CDS encoding DUF5779 family protein: MGDFKLNLASAEEHLDEEDVEGDVVLAALDGTTDPDEWIRSVENGNVLFLAIEGDLNELATGFAREIKDMGGNLMHFRNFLVVTPPGTNINTDRL, from the coding sequence ATGGGCGACTTCAAACTCAATCTCGCCTCCGCCGAGGAGCATCTCGACGAGGAGGACGTAGAGGGGGACGTGGTGTTAGCGGCCCTCGACGGAACGACCGACCCCGACGAGTGGATACGGAGCGTCGAGAACGGGAACGTCCTGTTTCTCGCCATCGAGGGGGACCTGAACGAACTGGCGACGGGGTTCGCGCGCGAAATCAAGGATATGGGCGGCAACCTGATGCACTTCCGGAACTTCCTCGTCGTCACGCCGCCGGGGACGAACATCAACACCGACCGTCTCTGA
- a CDS encoding LeuA family protein, which produces MIQCLTTRRLRRIPRRVEFFQGTLAQITEPEIQNVRIFDTTLRDGEQSPRTSFSYEEKRDIAATLDEMGTHVIEAGFPVNSDAEFEAVSDIAAATDTTVCGLARVVDKDVEAALDSGVEMVHVFVSTSDVQLADSMHASKEEAVERAVASVERAKEAGVEVMFSPMDATRTDVEFLAEILEATDDAGTDWVNIPDTCGVATPTRFADLIRTVREHTSAKIDVHAHDDFGLATANAMAGFEAGASQAQVSVNGIGERAGNAAYEEVVMAAESLYDVDSGIDTTRITELSRMVEEASDIPVPANKPVVGRNAFSHESGIHAAGVIENSDTFEPGVMTPEMVGASREFVLGKHTGAHSVRKRLEDSGFVPTDDEVREVTRLVKDYGAEKERVTVDVLTRFAREVGVERDDEEEEVRA; this is translated from the coding sequence CTGATACAATGTCTCACGACAAGGAGGCTTCGTCGGATTCCCCGGCGGGTCGAGTTCTTCCAGGGCACACTAGCCCAAATTACTGAACCCGAAATTCAGAACGTACGGATTTTCGACACCACGCTGCGCGACGGCGAGCAGTCGCCACGCACCTCGTTCAGTTACGAGGAGAAGCGGGACATCGCGGCCACCCTCGACGAGATGGGGACGCACGTCATCGAGGCGGGCTTCCCGGTCAACTCGGACGCCGAGTTCGAGGCCGTGAGCGACATCGCCGCCGCCACCGACACGACCGTTTGCGGTCTGGCGCGCGTCGTCGACAAGGACGTGGAGGCCGCCCTCGATTCGGGGGTGGAGATGGTCCACGTCTTCGTCAGCACCAGCGACGTGCAACTGGCGGACTCGATGCACGCCTCGAAGGAGGAGGCCGTCGAGCGCGCAGTCGCCAGTGTCGAGCGTGCGAAGGAAGCCGGCGTCGAAGTCATGTTCTCGCCGATGGACGCCACGCGAACGGACGTGGAGTTCCTCGCCGAGATACTGGAGGCGACGGACGACGCCGGGACTGACTGGGTCAACATCCCGGACACGTGCGGCGTCGCGACGCCGACGCGCTTCGCGGACCTGATTCGGACGGTCCGAGAGCACACGTCGGCGAAGATAGACGTCCACGCCCACGACGACTTCGGGCTGGCCACCGCCAACGCGATGGCCGGCTTCGAGGCGGGCGCCTCGCAGGCGCAGGTGTCCGTCAACGGCATCGGCGAACGCGCCGGCAACGCCGCCTACGAGGAAGTCGTCATGGCCGCGGAGTCTTTGTACGACGTGGACAGCGGCATCGACACCACGCGCATCACGGAACTCTCTCGCATGGTCGAGGAGGCCAGCGACATCCCGGTGCCGGCGAACAAGCCGGTCGTCGGGCGCAACGCCTTCTCCCACGAGAGCGGTATCCACGCCGCGGGCGTCATCGAGAACTCGGACACGTTCGAGCCGGGCGTGATGACTCCCGAGATGGTGGGCGCATCGCGCGAGTTCGTCCTCGGCAAGCACACCGGCGCACACTCCGTCCGCAAGCGACTGGAGGACTCCGGCTTCGTCCCGACGGACGACGAAGTCCGCGAGGTGACGCGTCTGGTCAAAGACTACGGCGCGGAGAAAGAGCGCGTGACGGTGGACGTGCTCACACGATTCGCCCGCGAGGTGGGCGTCGAGCGCGACGACGAAGAGGAGGAGGTTCGCGCCTGA
- the ilvB gene encoding biosynthetic-type acetolactate synthase large subunit, with the protein MSEHAPPSQDDDDAASGEAADRTPVTTGASSVVRALENVGIEAAFGVQGGAIMPVYDALYSSDIRHVTMAHEQGAAHAADAYGVVRGEPGLCLATSGPGATNLVTGIADANMDSDAMLALTGQVPSDMVGSDAFQETDTTGVTAPITKHNYFAGDADSVGDTVGEAFALAGQGRPGPTLVDLPKDVTLGETDREPGPAETPETTAPQMEADPDDVETAAKAIEAAEKPVLLFGGGVIKGDASEEARSFAIDRGIPVVTTMPGIGSFPEDHDLCLSWAGMHGTGYANMAITHTDLLIAVGTRFDDRLTGGIDTFAPEAEVVHVDIDPAEISKNIHADYPLVGDAGRVIEQIDDAMERSPDIAEWRDQCRTWKSEYPMDYATPEDEPVKPQFVVECLDEATDDDTVVTTGVGQHQMWAAQYWTFTEPRTWVSSHGLGTMGYGLPAAIGARLAADDDRDVVCIDGDGSFLMTIQELSVAVREELDITVAVLNNEYIGMVRQWQDAFFERRRMAADYGWCPEFDKLAEAFGARGFRVDEYDEVAETIEAALDYDGPSVVDFHIDPAENVYPMVASGAPNGKFALTEDQL; encoded by the coding sequence ATGAGCGAACACGCACCCCCCTCGCAGGACGACGACGACGCTGCGTCCGGGGAAGCGGCCGACCGAACGCCGGTCACCACCGGCGCGTCCTCCGTCGTCCGCGCCCTCGAAAACGTCGGCATCGAAGCCGCCTTCGGCGTCCAAGGCGGGGCCATCATGCCAGTCTACGACGCCCTCTACAGTTCCGACATCCGGCACGTGACGATGGCCCACGAGCAGGGTGCCGCCCACGCCGCCGACGCCTACGGCGTCGTCCGCGGCGAACCCGGCCTCTGTCTGGCAACGTCCGGTCCGGGCGCGACGAACCTCGTCACCGGCATCGCCGACGCCAACATGGACTCCGACGCGATGCTAGCCCTGACGGGGCAGGTTCCCTCGGACATGGTCGGGTCGGACGCGTTCCAAGAGACCGACACCACGGGCGTCACCGCACCGATAACGAAGCACAACTACTTCGCGGGCGACGCCGACAGCGTCGGCGACACCGTCGGCGAGGCGTTCGCCCTCGCCGGGCAGGGCCGTCCGGGTCCGACCCTCGTCGACCTGCCGAAGGACGTGACCCTCGGCGAGACGGACCGCGAACCCGGCCCGGCGGAGACGCCGGAGACGACGGCGCCTCAGATGGAGGCCGACCCCGACGACGTGGAGACGGCCGCGAAGGCCATCGAGGCCGCCGAGAAGCCGGTGCTCCTGTTCGGCGGCGGCGTCATCAAGGGCGACGCCTCCGAGGAGGCCCGGTCGTTCGCAATCGACCGCGGCATCCCCGTGGTGACGACGATGCCCGGCATCGGGTCGTTCCCCGAGGACCACGACCTCTGTCTGTCGTGGGCCGGGATGCACGGCACCGGCTACGCGAACATGGCCATCACGCACACCGACCTGCTGATCGCGGTCGGGACGCGCTTCGACGACCGCCTCACCGGCGGCATCGACACGTTCGCGCCGGAGGCGGAGGTCGTCCACGTCGACATCGACCCCGCCGAGATATCGAAGAACATCCACGCGGACTACCCCCTCGTGGGCGACGCGGGCCGCGTCATAGAGCAGATAGACGACGCGATGGAGCGCAGTCCGGACATCGCGGAGTGGCGCGACCAGTGTCGGACGTGGAAGTCCGAGTACCCGATGGACTACGCGACGCCCGAGGACGAACCGGTGAAACCGCAGTTCGTCGTCGAGTGCCTCGACGAGGCCACAGACGACGACACCGTCGTCACGACGGGCGTCGGCCAACACCAGATGTGGGCCGCGCAGTACTGGACGTTCACGGAGCCCCGGACGTGGGTCTCCTCGCACGGCCTCGGGACGATGGGCTACGGCCTCCCGGCCGCAATCGGCGCACGACTCGCGGCGGACGACGACCGAGACGTCGTCTGCATCGACGGCGACGGGTCGTTCCTGATGACGATTCAGGAACTGTCCGTCGCGGTCCGCGAGGAACTCGACATCACCGTCGCCGTCCTCAACAACGAGTACATCGGGATGGTCCGCCAGTGGCAGGACGCCTTCTTCGAGCGTCGCCGCATGGCGGCCGACTACGGCTGGTGCCCCGAGTTCGACAAACTCGCGGAAGCGTTCGGCGCGCGCGGGTTCCGCGTGGACGAGTACGACGAAGTCGCAGAGACCATCGAGGCCGCACTCGACTACGACGGCCCGTCGGTCGTCGACTTCCACATCGACCCCGCGGAGAACGTCTACCCGATGGTCGCCTCGGGCGCACCGAACGGAAAGTTCGCTCTGACGGAGGACCAACTATGA
- the ilvN gene encoding acetolactate synthase small subunit yields the protein MSSEDADSDDSPPKHGLKGPAPEERPHPDGRRNSQGIRIDPEVEAEHDPRRAVISALVENEPGVLSRIAGLVSRRQFNIESLTVGPTTVDGHARITMVVEEPDPGIDQIKKQLSKLKPVINAGELDDDAVRTELVLLKVEGDEPDKVHAVTEMYEGKTLDAGPRTITVQLTGDEQKIDDAIDAFRQFGIIEIARTGQTALARGDQATVPGEKPATSGEPTKPTHTHK from the coding sequence ATGAGTTCGGAAGACGCTGACTCGGACGACTCCCCCCCGAAGCACGGGCTGAAAGGACCCGCGCCGGAGGAACGACCGCACCCGGACGGGCGGCGCAACTCCCAAGGAATCCGCATCGACCCGGAAGTCGAGGCGGAACACGACCCCCGTCGGGCGGTCATCTCGGCGTTGGTCGAGAACGAACCGGGCGTGCTGTCGCGCATCGCGGGACTCGTCTCGCGGCGGCAGTTCAACATCGAGAGCCTCACCGTCGGCCCGACGACGGTCGACGGTCACGCCCGAATCACGATGGTCGTCGAGGAGCCCGACCCGGGCATCGACCAGATAAAGAAACAGCTCTCGAAGCTGAAGCCGGTCATCAACGCCGGCGAACTCGACGACGACGCCGTGCGCACGGAACTCGTCCTCCTGAAAGTCGAGGGCGACGAACCCGACAAGGTGCACGCCGTCACCGAGATGTACGAGGGCAAGACGCTCGACGCCGGGCCGCGGACCATCACGGTCCAACTCACCGGCGACGAGCAGAAGATAGACGACGCCATCGACGCGTTCCGCCAGTTCGGCATCATTGAGATAGCCCGGACGGGCCAGACGGCGCTTGCGCGCGGCGACCAAGCGACAGTCCCCGGAGAGAAACCCGCGACCTCCGGCGAACCGACCAAACCGACCCATACACACAAATGA
- the ilvC gene encoding ketol-acid reductoisomerase, producing the protein MTELNTKVYYDDDADRSQIDDKTVAILGYGSQGHAHAQNLAESGVDVVVGLREGSSSRSAAEADGLRVKTPVEAAAEGDIVSVLVPDTVQPAVFEQIRDSLDEGDTLQFAHGFNIHYNQIQPPEDVDVTMVAPKSPGHLVRRNYENDEGTPGLIAVYQDVTGDAKEEALAYSHAIGCTRAGVIETTFQEEVETDLFGEQVVLCGGVTSLVKQGYETLVDAGYSPEMAYFECLNELKLIVDLMYEGGLEEMWNSVSDTAEYGGLTRGDRVVDDHARENMEEILEEVQNGTFAREWIAENQAGRPSYTQLKDAEENHHIEDVGRPLRDLFAWSDDEEEETAEAPADD; encoded by the coding sequence ATGACGGAACTCAACACGAAGGTATACTACGACGACGACGCGGACCGCTCGCAGATCGACGACAAGACCGTGGCCATCCTCGGCTACGGCAGTCAGGGCCACGCCCACGCGCAGAACCTCGCCGAGAGCGGGGTCGACGTGGTCGTCGGCCTGCGAGAGGGCTCTTCCTCTCGCTCCGCCGCCGAAGCGGACGGTCTCCGCGTGAAGACGCCCGTCGAGGCGGCCGCCGAAGGCGACATCGTCTCCGTTCTCGTCCCCGACACCGTCCAGCCGGCGGTGTTCGAGCAGATTCGGGACAGCTTAGACGAGGGCGACACGCTCCAGTTCGCCCACGGGTTCAACATCCACTACAACCAGATTCAGCCCCCCGAGGACGTGGACGTGACGATGGTCGCCCCGAAGTCGCCGGGGCACCTCGTCCGCCGCAACTACGAGAACGACGAGGGGACGCCCGGCCTCATCGCCGTCTATCAGGACGTGACGGGCGACGCAAAGGAGGAGGCGCTGGCGTACTCGCACGCCATCGGCTGCACCCGCGCGGGCGTCATCGAGACGACGTTCCAAGAGGAAGTCGAGACCGACCTCTTCGGCGAACAGGTCGTCCTCTGCGGCGGCGTCACCTCGCTGGTGAAGCAGGGCTACGAGACGCTCGTGGACGCGGGCTACTCCCCCGAGATGGCCTACTTCGAGTGCCTGAACGAGCTCAAACTCATCGTGGACCTGATGTACGAGGGCGGACTCGAGGAGATGTGGAACTCCGTCTCCGACACCGCAGAGTACGGCGGTCTCACGCGCGGTGACCGCGTCGTGGACGACCACGCCCGCGAGAACATGGAGGAGATTCTCGAAGAGGTCCAGAACGGCACGTTCGCCCGCGAGTGGATCGCGGAGAATCAGGCGGGCCGTCCCTCCTACACCCAACTGAAGGACGCAGAAGAGAACCACCACATCGAGGACGTCGGTCGGCCCCTGCGAGACCTGTTCGCGTGGTCCGACGACGAAGAAGAAGAGACGGCGGAAGCGCCCGCGGACGACTGA
- the leuC gene encoding 3-isopropylmalate dehydratase large subunit, which produces MSEGTLYDKVWEEHTVSELPTGQTQLFVGLHLIHEVTSPQAFGMLQERDLEVAYPELTHATVDHIVPTADQSRPFRDDAAEEMMSELEQNVRDAGIDFSDPTSGEQGIVHVIGPEQGLTQPGKTIVCGDSHTSTHGAFGALAFGIGTSQIRDVLATQTVAMEKKDVRKIEVTGELGDGVEAKDVILEVIRRLGTEGGVGYVYEYAGEAIENLDMEGRMSICNMSIEGGARAGYVNPDETTYEWLKETDYFRENPEKFDELKPYWESIRSDDDAVYDDVVTIDGSELEPVVTWGTTPGQGIGITDPIPAPEDLPEDKQDTARRAQEHMRVEPGDTMEGYQIDVAFLGSCTNARLPDLRRAARVVEGRQVHEDVRAMVVPGSQRVKAAAEEEGLDEIFKEAGFEWREAGCSMCLGMNEDQLEGDEACASSSNRNFIGRQGSKDGRTVLMNPRMVAAAAIEGKVTDVRDLKEVTTV; this is translated from the coding sequence ATGAGTGAGGGAACGCTGTACGACAAAGTGTGGGAGGAACACACCGTCTCCGAACTGCCGACCGGCCAGACGCAACTGTTCGTCGGCCTCCACCTCATCCACGAGGTGACGAGTCCGCAGGCGTTCGGCATGCTGCAGGAACGCGACTTAGAGGTCGCGTACCCGGAACTCACCCACGCCACCGTCGACCACATCGTCCCGACGGCGGACCAATCGCGGCCGTTCCGCGACGACGCCGCCGAGGAGATGATGTCCGAACTCGAACAGAACGTCCGCGACGCGGGCATCGACTTCTCCGACCCCACGTCGGGCGAACAGGGCATCGTCCACGTCATCGGGCCCGAACAGGGACTCACCCAACCCGGCAAGACCATCGTCTGCGGCGACTCCCACACCTCGACGCACGGCGCGTTCGGCGCACTCGCGTTCGGTATCGGGACGAGCCAGATTCGCGACGTGCTGGCGACCCAGACCGTCGCGATGGAGAAGAAGGACGTCCGGAAGATAGAGGTCACCGGCGAACTCGGCGACGGCGTCGAGGCGAAGGACGTCATCCTCGAAGTCATCCGCCGTCTCGGGACCGAAGGCGGCGTCGGCTACGTGTACGAGTACGCCGGCGAGGCCATCGAGAACCTGGACATGGAGGGTCGGATGAGCATCTGTAACATGTCCATCGAGGGCGGCGCTCGCGCGGGGTACGTCAACCCCGACGAGACCACCTACGAGTGGCTGAAGGAGACCGACTACTTCCGGGAGAACCCCGAGAAGTTCGACGAACTGAAGCCCTACTGGGAGTCCATCCGCTCGGACGACGACGCCGTCTACGACGACGTGGTCACCATCGACGGCTCCGAACTCGAACCCGTCGTCACGTGGGGGACGACCCCCGGGCAGGGCATCGGCATCACCGACCCGATTCCGGCCCCGGAGGACCTCCCCGAGGACAAGCAGGACACCGCGCGACGCGCCCAAGAGCACATGCGCGTCGAACCGGGCGACACGATGGAGGGCTACCAGATAGACGTGGCCTTCCTCGGGTCGTGCACGAACGCTCGCCTCCCCGACCTGCGCCGCGCGGCGCGGGTCGTCGAGGGGCGGCAGGTCCACGAGGACGTCCGCGCGATGGTCGTCCCCGGCAGTCAACGCGTGAAGGCCGCCGCCGAGGAGGAAGGATTAGACGAGATATTCAAGGAGGCCGGCTTCGAGTGGCGCGAGGCCGGATGCTCGATGTGTCTCGGCATGAACGAGGACCAACTGGAGGGCGACGAGGCGTGCGCCTCCTCCTCGAACCGCAACTTCATCGGCCGGCAGGGGTCGAAAGACGGCCGCACCGTGCTGATGAACCCCCGGATGGTCGCCGCCGCGGCCATCGAAGGGAAAGTGACTGACGTGCGCGACCTGAAGGAGGTGACCACCGTATGA
- the leuD gene encoding 3-isopropylmalate dehydratase small subunit, with the protein MTDEIPEIDSVSGSGVPVRGNDIDTDQIIPARFMKVVTFDGLGEFAFFDQRFDENDDQKDHPFNEQQFQDASVMVVNANFGCGSSREHAPQALMRWGIDAIVGESFAEIFAGNCLALGIPTVTADHETISELQEWVEEHPDEEIDVDVENETVTYGETTVEATVDDAQRRALTEGVWDTTALMKSNADAVAQKAASLPYVDD; encoded by the coding sequence ATGACCGACGAGATACCCGAAATCGACTCCGTCTCGGGGTCGGGCGTCCCCGTCCGCGGGAACGACATCGACACCGACCAGATAATCCCGGCGCGGTTCATGAAGGTGGTCACGTTCGACGGCCTCGGCGAGTTCGCGTTCTTCGACCAGCGATTCGACGAGAACGACGACCAGAAAGACCACCCGTTCAACGAACAGCAGTTCCAAGACGCTTCGGTGATGGTCGTCAACGCCAACTTCGGCTGCGGGTCTTCCCGCGAACACGCCCCCCAAGCGCTGATGCGGTGGGGCATCGACGCCATCGTCGGCGAGTCGTTCGCCGAAATCTTCGCGGGCAACTGCCTCGCACTCGGCATCCCGACGGTCACTGCCGACCACGAGACTATCTCCGAACTCCAAGAGTGGGTCGAGGAACACCCCGACGAGGAGATAGACGTCGACGTGGAGAACGAGACGGTCACCTACGGCGAGACGACCGTCGAGGCGACGGTGGACGACGCACAGCGACGCGCCCTCACCGAGGGCGTCTGGGACACGACGGCGCTGATGAAGTCCAACGCCGACGCGGTCGCACAGAAGGCCGCTTCCCTCCCATACGTCGATGACTGA
- the leuB gene encoding 3-isopropylmalate dehydrogenase: protein MTEEIVVVPGDGIGKEVVPAAVSVLEAVGDFEFVEAEAGDAVKEETGEALPEETYELAASADATLFGAAGETAADVILPLRTAVDSFVNVRPAKAYPGVDALRPETDLVFLRENTEGVYSGHEDRLSEDLSTLTRVVTTSASERLAEFACDYVEDREYDGFSVAHKANVMRETDGRFRDAVVSVAEDRGVETDEVLMDAFATRVCLDPTQFDVVVCPNLAGDVLSDLAAGLVGGLGLLPSANIGPERALFEPVHGTAPDIAGEGVANPSATIVSAAMLLEYLGYDEEGEQVRDAVEGVLADGPRTPDLGGDASTEDVTNAVLERLD, encoded by the coding sequence ATGACTGAGGAGATAGTCGTCGTCCCCGGCGACGGCATCGGCAAGGAAGTCGTCCCGGCGGCGGTGTCCGTCCTCGAAGCGGTCGGCGACTTCGAGTTCGTCGAGGCCGAGGCCGGCGACGCCGTGAAGGAGGAGACGGGCGAGGCACTCCCCGAGGAGACGTACGAGTTGGCCGCCTCCGCCGACGCCACCCTGTTCGGCGCGGCGGGCGAGACGGCCGCCGACGTCATCCTACCCCTCCGCACCGCGGTGGACTCGTTCGTCAACGTCCGCCCGGCGAAGGCGTACCCCGGCGTGGACGCCCTTCGCCCGGAGACGGACCTCGTGTTCCTTCGAGAGAACACCGAGGGCGTCTACTCGGGCCACGAGGACCGACTCTCCGAGGACCTCTCGACGCTGACGCGCGTCGTGACCACCTCCGCCTCGGAGCGACTCGCCGAGTTCGCCTGCGACTACGTCGAGGACCGCGAGTACGACGGGTTCTCCGTCGCGCACAAGGCGAACGTGATGCGGGAGACGGACGGTCGCTTCCGCGACGCCGTCGTCTCCGTCGCGGAGGACCGCGGCGTCGAGACGGACGAGGTGCTGATGGACGCGTTCGCCACCCGCGTCTGTCTCGACCCGACGCAGTTCGACGTGGTCGTCTGCCCGAACCTCGCGGGCGACGTGCTCTCGGACCTCGCCGCCGGTCTGGTCGGGGGCCTCGGCCTCCTGCCGTCGGCGAACATCGGGCCCGAACGCGCCCTCTTCGAACCCGTCCACGGCACCGCGCCCGACATCGCGGGCGAGGGCGTCGCGAACCCCTCTGCGACCATCGTCTCCGCCGCGATGCTCCTCGAGTACCTCGGCTACGACGAGGAGGGCGAGCAGGTTCGCGACGCAGTCGAGGGCGTCCTCGCCGACGGGCCGCGCACGCCCGACTTAGGCGGCGACGCCTCCACGGAGGACGTGACGAACGCCGTCCTCGAACGACTCGACTGA